The following DNA comes from Oncorhynchus clarkii lewisi isolate Uvic-CL-2024 chromosome 22, UVic_Ocla_1.0, whole genome shotgun sequence.
CCTGAAAGTGCTACCTTTGATGGCCCCTGTCAAACTCTGGGTATTTTTGTATTCTCTCAGAGGTGGAGGTACATCAAGAAACtaaagggggggagaggaggagggatggagtagGGGAGAGAGCTATAATTTGCTAGAATTTGCTAGACCAGGGTTACTCCCGGTTTATTGCCAACCATCTATAGTTTtcttaaaaagagagagagagggagagagaaggaaggagagtgaGTGGTTCTCCCAGTAAAGACTCAAGTACCCTGTCTAGTGTTTTCACGGCTGTGACTCTAATCTTTCACATCTACACTGTTAATAATAATGGCTGCatagtgtgttttgtgtgtgcttgtgtatgtatgcatgttactctatctctctctctgtctctttctgggtctctctctctctctctctctctctctctctctctctctctctctctctctctctctctctctctctctctctctctctctctctctctctctctctctctctctctctctctctctctctctctctctctctctctctctctctctctctctctctctctctctctctctctctctctctctctctctctctctctctctctctctctctctgggtctctctctctctctctctctctctctctgggtctctctctctctctctctctctctctctgggtctctctctctctctctctctgggtttctctctctctctctctctctctctctgggtctctctctctctctctctatctctctctctctgggtctctagCTGGTGATGGAGTTCTGTGGTGCAGGCTCCATCACAGACCTTGTGAAGAACACCAAGGGCAACACACTGAAGGAGGACTGGATCGCCTACATCTCTCGTGAGATCCTCAGGGTGAGTCCACATTTACGGCCTACAAGTTCCCCTGCTGTTGCATGCTGGGATCTGTAGCTTATTTGAATTTGTTTATGTCGCCTTTATTTTGaaagggagtcatgctgagaccaatgTCTTTTACAGATGAACCTTCTATCAGACATGCatcaatacacatcaatatacactatacacatcaatatacatgAAAAGCAAAACACAATATAAAACAAACACTTTCTTCAGTAAAAAGTTACTCAATCAGCTGCCTGAATTGCCCTAGAAGCCCCAACTCTTCCTATTTTTGAGCTTTGGAGATTCTACAAGTAAGGTTAAAAAACAATAAATGACTGTTATgactgtgtctctcctcaggggtTGGCTCACCTGCACGCCCACCATGTGATCCACCGTGACATCAAGGGCCAGAACGTGCTGCTGACTGAGAACGCAGAGGTCAAACTAGGTGAGTTCACTGGTTTAAACTGTTTTCAAGTTAGCCTGGTTTTAGCTGGCCTGATTGGAACTGGGACTGCTTTATTACTGGTTTGAACTGGTTTACGCTGGCTTAAACTGCATGGAGCTGGTCTGATATGTGGGGGTTAAACTAGTTTGAACTGGTTCTGACCGGTCTACTCCCCCCTCCTCCAGTGGACTTCGGTGTGAGCGCCCAGCTGGACCGGACAGTGGGTAGGAGGAACACCTTCATTGGTACGCCCTATTGGATGGCGCCCGAGGTCATCGCCTGTGACGAGAACCCAGACGCCACCTATGACTACAGAGTAAGATGCGCTCAATAAAACCATGCTGCTTTCTGTCAGTGTCCAGCGGTGTGTCGAGTTGGTGGATTGATAGCTGTTTGCGTTTGTGCCATTGTATGTGGCTGTGTAGGCTGATGGGACAGTACAGTAGCAGGTTGGGGCTGATGTTGTCAGGACCAGAGAGGGTGGTAATTACCATCCTATAGACGTATGCATGCATAgatttacgcacacacacattcacacacacacacacacacacacacacacacacacaatggtagCTGTGTCCATATCTTTCATAGTGTGTTTTCTCCTGCAGAGTGACTTGTGGTCCACTGGAATCACAGCTATAGAGATGGCTGAGGGAGCTCCTCGTAAGTACAGCCATTTTACTATTGGACTTCTACACTACTATTTGTCCCAGATGGAAAACCTGGTTGAAATTATGTTTGTTTTCCTCTGTCTGACCTGTGTTTGGTCTTGTCTTCCAGCGCTGTGCGATATGCATCCAATGAGAGCTCTCTTCCTCATCCCCAGAAACCCTCCTCCTCGACTCAAGTCAAAGAAATGGTGTGTGACTAATCTCTGCTGTTATGATTTCAGACATTTAAACCACCATTTTACAATCCCACTGTGAACAATGACACTGGTGAAACTCCTTCATTCCCGAGtagcacagcagtctaaggcactacatttcagtgctagtggcgtcactacagaccctggttcgaacctgggctgtatcacaaccggctgtgaatgggggtcccatagggcggcgcacaattggaccagcatcgtctgggttaggggagggggtaggccgtcattgtaaaataagaatttgttcttaactgacttgtctagttaaataaagatgaaataaaaaaatagctcAGCTGATATCCCCTGGTAGATCTAGCATAAGCTCATAAAAGTAACAAATGCCTCCTCTCCTCAGGTCTAAGAAGTTTTGCAGCTTCATCGAGGGCTCCCTGGTGAAGAACTACACTCAGCGCCCCCCCACCGACCAGCTGCTGAAACACCCCTTCATCAGAGACCAGCCCAACGAGAGGCAGGTCCGTATCCAGCTCAAAGACCACATCGACCGCACCAAaaagaagaggggggagaagggtgaGTCTTAGACATACTAATGCACACACACTTCTCCAAAACCTCTTCTTCACAATACTTTTTTTTAACTTAAACGTTCTCATCGTTCCTCTCTTCTCTAGATGAGACCGAGTATGAGTACAGcgggagtgaggaagaggaggaggaagctcAGGAGCAGGAGGGGGAGCCCAGGTAACTAACCCACATGTACCTATGGCAAAAACTAGCCAACATACTAATAGCAAATGCGTTAGCTAAAGTGTTTGTTTGGTCCATAGCTCCATCGTGCTCCATACTAATGTATGTCTTTGTCCTGTAGCTCCATAGTGAACCAACCAGGGGAGTCAACCCTGCGTAGGGATTTCATCCGTCTGCAGCAAGAGAACAAGGAGCGCTCAGAGGCCCTGCGCAGACAGCAGCTCTTGCAGGAGCAGCAGCTCCGGGAGCAGGAGGAGTACAAGCGCCAACTACTGGCAGAGAGGCAGAAACGCATCGAGCAGCagaaggagcagaggaggaggctggaggaggtacgaaagagagtgtgtgtgtctaagatggtttgtgtgtgttttctctccctGTCTAATGGTGTGTGTTTGATCCTTTTACTCTGCAGCTTGCATAAATGGTGTATGTGTGCATaacgtgtttttgtgtgtgtgctaaAGCAGTCAATACACTCCTCACAGACGTCTCCCCCCTCTGTGTTGTGTTTATAGTAATGTGTAGTGATTAGTGTATTTGTGTGCAGCCTTTGGCCCTCTGGGCTGTGTTTCCTAATTGGCCTTTATCTCTCTGAGGAAGACCACAGggctctgtctgtctttatttTATCCTCTCTGGGAGGCTGGGTCAGAAAGACTTCTTCCTCAGTCATTAGCTACtagaacctgagagagagagcttccGGTTGTTTTAGTCTGCAGAAAACGGCACAGGCAATTCCCTGACCCATGCCTTATATGCAGTAGTCCCCATGATATTACCATGTCTAAGTTATCTGGTTGGAACCTCTTTAAAGACACATAACCTGTACAATTGAGTCAGAAAATATAACAGCCGAGTGCTCCTCCAGTGTAGAATAGTTCAAAATCACACATTTTCCCATAATTTCCCCCATACAGTATCCCATACACAAGGGTTAAAGTTCTCCGTCACTTCGACCAATTTCCGTCatgataatttattaaaacattttgttttttaaattttttttgttTGATTTTCAATTGGTCAAACTCAGTTTAATACATGTACAAAAGGATCCTCTTTCCCTAAAAGAAggtcatgatttttttttttttgattctTTTTCATCCTTCCAGAAGATATAaccccgacacaaatctagggttgctagagACGCGTTCCTGTCATCGTCTTTTTGTTCTCGATTTATGggcgcgacccagtcgttcgttctaaacgtttcattgccatactggctggcaacgttcttatcccttgcttgctagctagccaactacagctaacttacagtcgtgtcaaaaagtgcagccagcataacagcaaagtagctgcattagcatgtgtttaagctgttttctagtgacatttatttggatacatccataacaataagCTGATGAGGCACGacttcgcctggcatagaaaatgtactCACTCGTCAGGATACTGtcgttcagaggagctagccaacgaCATAGATAcagtaacacaatcacttcaaactgaagctggaaagactgcaaataAGCTGGCTGggttgatgagacagtggattacgcagtcagatggaacagagtaaataggcattttgacgtcatagatttagccagtggtaacttgtggaatagacaccggctggaatgcggttttaaccaatcagcattcaagattagacccacccattttATAATGGTGTAGAGCTACTTACTGTATTCATAGAGATGGCTGCAATAAATCAACACTATTTAACCAACTGAGAAGCCTGCCAGTATTACTGAAGTGGTGATGGTAAGCTTACAGGTAAAACATGGCACATACGTAGTGTAGTCCACCAACCGTGAACCCTGGGAAGTGAGACTAGCATCTCACATGCTCACAATAAGAAATGGCTAGCTTATCTCATAAAGGCCAGATATGGTGACCAGAAACAAGAGAGCTAGCTAGCTCGGAGTGTTAATGCATAGTGATGTCTGCTCCTGACGCCTGCTCTGTCGCCCCCTATGGTCGTCCACAGCAACAACGTCGTGAGCGGGAGATGAGGAGGCAGCAGGAGCGCGAGCAGCGTCGCCGAGAGCAGGATGACAAGAGGCGCATGGAAGAGGTTGAACGCCGgcgtaaagaggaggaggagcgcaggagggctgaggaggagaaaaggagggcTGACCGGGAGCAGGTAGGAGAACTCTCTATCAACAACCGTTTCTTTCATGATACTTGTAGTCTACCCCTGACacttgctgtgtgtgtggtttgatTGACAGGAGTACATCCGTCGCCAgctggaggaggagcagaggcaCCTGGAGATCCTGCAGCAGCAGCTGCTCCATGAACAGGCCATGCTACTGGTGAGACCGAACTCCGTAAGCCTATCTATCTTCTTCTATCCATCTGTATATCTCCCATTATCCATCTGTTCTTTTAGCattttatacagtaccagtcaaaagtttagatacacctactcattcaagagttcttcttaatttgactattttctacattgtagaataatagtgaatacatcacaactatgaaataacacatatggaatcatgtaataactaaaaaagtgttaaacaatatatatttatatatttatatttgagattcttcaaagtagcctcgatgacagctttgcacacgcttggcagtctgtcaaacagcttcacctggaatgcttttccaacactcttgaaggagttcccacatatgctgagcacttgttgactgtttttcctttactctgtggtccaactcatcccaaaccatctcaattgggttgaggtcaggtgattgtgcaggcctggtcatctgatgcagcactccatcactctccttcttggtcaaatagcccttacaccgcctggaggtgtgttgggtcattgtcctgttataaaaaaattatagtcccactaagcccaaaccagatgggatggcgtattactgcaggatgctgtggtagccatgctggttaagtgtgccttgaattctaaataaatcagtgtcaccagcaaagcaccccacaccattacaccacctcctccatgcttcacagtgtgaaccacacatgcagagataatccgttcacctactctgcgtctcacaaagacacagcgattggaaccaaaaatctcaaatttggactgatcattccaaggacagatttccaccggtcattgctcgtgtttcttggcccaagcaagtctcttcttattgctgtcctttagtagtggtttctttgcagcaattcaaccatgaaggcctgattcatgcagcgtcctctgaacagttaatgttgagatgtgtctgttacgtgaactctgtaatgaacttatcctctgcagcagaggtaactcttggtcttcctttcctgtggcggtcctcatgagagccagtttcgtcatTACTCTTGAtggattttgcgactgcacttgaagaaactttcaaagttcttgaaagtttcctgattgactgaccttcatgtcttaaggtaatgatggactgtcgtttctctttgcttatttgagctattcttgccataatatggacttagccctatttggtaaaatactatcttctgtttaccactcctaccttgtcacaacacaactgattgactcaagaaggaaagaaattcccaaaataacttttaacaaggcacacctgttaattgaaatgcattccaggtgactacctcatgaagatgg
Coding sequences within:
- the LOC139380785 gene encoding mitogen-activated protein kinase kinase kinase kinase 4-like isoform X11 — translated: MANESPAKSLVDIDLASLRDPAGIFELVEVVGNGTYGQVYKGRHVKTGQLAAIKVMDVTEDEEEEIKLEINMLKKYSHHRNIATYYGAFIKKSPPGHDDQLWLVMEFCGAGSITDLVKNTKGNTLKEDWIAYISREILRGLAHLHAHHVIHRDIKGQNVLLTENAEVKLVDFGVSAQLDRTVGRRNTFIGTPYWMAPEVIACDENPDATYDYRSDLWSTGITAIEMAEGAPPLCDMHPMRALFLIPRNPPPRLKSKKWSKKFCSFIEGSLVKNYTQRPPTDQLLKHPFIRDQPNERQVRIQLKDHIDRTKKKRGEKDETEYEYSGSEEEEEEAQEQEGEPSSIVNQPGESTLRRDFIRLQQENKERSEALRRQQLLQEQQLREQEEYKRQLLAERQKRIEQQKEQRRRLEEQQRREREMRRQQEREQRRREQDDKRRMEEVERRRKEEEERRRAEEEKRRADREQEYIRRQLEEEQRHLEILQQQLLHEQAMLLVRPNSADERYRKNIQGSPQAAQVKVQPPVPPRAAETIANGNTPIAVQPSMQRPMEPQVQWSHLAAPPVVSCSHSFSEPIVPSFAHLHLCSQEQHHHPAPSSPARTDPQSYPQPKALPLDKAPTDDTPPRGLTIKHHFLFFGEVPVRTTSRSPVLSRRDSPLHGNSNATPNNPAGQRNACSAAAEPRLLWERVEKLVPRPTSGSGSTCSSSGSSNSSSQPSSHSGSGERFRARSSSKSEGSPLQHPEHAVKKPEERKESVRTNRLAGEVVS
- the LOC139380785 gene encoding mitogen-activated protein kinase kinase kinase kinase 4-like isoform X12; translated protein: MANESPAKSLVDIDLASLRDPAGIFELVEVVGNGTYGQVYKGRHVKTGQLAAIKVMDVTEDEEEEIKLEINMLKKYSHHRNIATYYGAFIKKSPPGHDDQLWLVMEFCGAGSITDLVKNTKGNTLKEDWIAYISREILRGLAHLHAHHVIHRDIKGQNVLLTENAEVKLVDFGVSAQLDRTVGRRNTFIGTPYWMAPEVIACDENPDATYDYRADGTVQ